In Eubacteriales bacterium mix99, the DNA window CCGTCTGATAAAAGAGAAAAGGGCCTTTGGTGGAAGAGGGCCCTTTTTTTATCAAAAAGGGATATGGTAACGCAATGACAACATCTGGCTTTCTCTATAATAAGTATATATAATGGAAGAACTGTTCAATCCAAAAGGAGGAAGATGTTTGAATTCGTATTATGTCATTGACAGTCATTGTGATACGGTGATGAAGGTTGCGGATCAGGGAGCCCGACTGGACCGCGCGGGTCAATCCCATGTGACGATCCCGGGGCTCAGGGAGGGAAGGGTTGGTGTGCAGTTCTTTGCCGCATGGGTCGGACCAAAGAACAGGTATTCCCCGTGCCTTCAGCGGGGGCTTCAGTTAGTCGATGCCTATTATGGTATGCTGGACCGCTATCCGGAGGATTTCCTGCCGGTTTACCGGTTTCAGGACATCAATAAAGCGCAGGAACAGCATAAAATTGGTTGCCTTCTTACCGTGGAGGGCGGCGATGTCCTGGAGGGAGAGCCGGTAAACTTACGAATTCTTTATCGGCTTGGCGTCCGTGCGTTGACCCTGACTTGGAACTTTCGCAATGAAATTGCAGATGGAGTGATGGAGGATATGGCTCTGGGAGGGTTATCCGGATTCGGGCACGAGGTGGTCCGGGAAATGAATCGGCTGGGTATGCTGGTGGATGTATCCCACCTGTCCGAACGGGGGTTCCATGATGTGATGGAAGTTTCCGAAAAGCCTATTGCAGCCACTCACTCCAATGCATGGTCTGTGTGCAGGCATCCAAGAAATCTGAAGGATGATCAGATCAAGCTTCTTGCACAAAGGAAAGGTGTCATGGGGATGAATTTTTATCCTTCGTTTCTATCTTCGGGAGGTGCCGGCTTGTCGGATATTATTCATCATATTGAATATATTGCTGCGTTGGCAGGTATTGATGTCATTGGGTTTGGTTCCGATTTTGACGGAATTGGGGAAACGCCGGAAGGGATTCCCGGTCCGGAAGGATATGGTGGGATCATCAATGAATTGCTGAAGTTGAATTACCGGGAAGAGGATGTCCGAAAAATTGCATGCGGCAATTATCTGCGGCTGTTAAGGGAGATCCTGTGAGATAATGTATGGGAGACAGACAGAACGGCATAGAGGTGAGAAGAAAATGAACGAAAGGAACCCTGCGGGAAGGGCAGATCTTCATAATCATACCACGGCTTCCGATGGACTGCTTACTTCGGCACAGCTGGTTGATTTCGCTGCCCAAAAAGGATTGAAGGCAGTCGCCATAACGGATCACGATACGACGGACGGTATAGAAGAGGGGCAGGAAGCGGGATATACATTCCATATAACGGTCGTACCGGGAATTGAACTGAATACACAGATGGATCGAAAAGAGATTCACATACTGGGATATTTTATTGATAGGACTTCGCCTGTTTTACAGCACTGGCTGACAGAAATGAAAGAGGATCGAAAGATCCGTGCAAGGAAAATGGTGGATCGATTGACCAGCCTGTATGGTTTTCACATTACCTACGAAGATGTTCTGCGGCAGGCAGGGAAAGGTGGTTTGGGCAGACCCCATATTGGCCGTGCCCTGATGGAAAAGGGAATTGTGCGGGATGTTTCGGAAGCATTCAAAAAATATCTG includes these proteins:
- a CDS encoding dipeptidase, whose protein sequence is MNSYYVIDSHCDTVMKVADQGARLDRAGQSHVTIPGLREGRVGVQFFAAWVGPKNRYSPCLQRGLQLVDAYYGMLDRYPEDFLPVYRFQDINKAQEQHKIGCLLTVEGGDVLEGEPVNLRILYRLGVRALTLTWNFRNEIADGVMEDMALGGLSGFGHEVVREMNRLGMLVDVSHLSERGFHDVMEVSEKPIAATHSNAWSVCRHPRNLKDDQIKLLAQRKGVMGMNFYPSFLSSGGAGLSDIIHHIEYIAALAGIDVIGFGSDFDGIGETPEGIPGPEGYGGIINELLKLNYREEDVRKIACGNYLRLLREIL
- a CDS encoding PHP domain-containing protein; this translates as MNERNPAGRADLHNHTTASDGLLTSAQLVDFAAQKGLKAVAITDHDTTDGIEEGQEAGYTFHITVVPGIELNTQMDRKEIHILGYFIDRTSPVLQHWLTEMKEDRKIRARKMVDRLTSLYGFHITYEDVLRQAGKGGLGRPHIGRALMEKGIVRDVSEAFKKYLGTDCPAYVDRTPLSPAEGIAMIEKAGGVPVLAHPGLLPDQGLLEPLCKMGIKGIEVYHSKHTQEDSLRYSRFAQVHGLLITGGSDCHGELHNGIPTVGDVTVDTGVVEALKSLSAIGHHDINDMNKQIDKYS